Proteins co-encoded in one Negativicutes bacterium genomic window:
- a CDS encoding MFS transporter, whose protein sequence is MEENWQRNLYILWIGTFIAGTSFSLVSPFLPLLLQEIGQESNVEFWSGLIFSASFITSSIMSPIWGSLADRFGKKPMIIRSGLGIALTYFMMFFATQPWHLLVCRLLNGLLSGFIPSAISLVATNTPEHRVGRSLSLISTASNAGSVIGPLFGGLLAAAFGMRQTMLIGGGTLLLATVVVIFGVQEKILKTEKPRSNILQDLKEASYNRSLMAMLITQTMITLSLMIIQPVLTLFIGQLGVGENVATYSGIIFSLAGIASVIAAPIWARYGEKIGFRNTLSYSLVGVAMMNLLQIFAHNVYVFAAMRFAYGLFLAGVVPAVNAIIAASVPLEFRGRAFGISNSFNGFGGALGPLIGGAIGTWLGIRFVFLFAAVSIVVNLIWIRLVFKKGVENSTATPG, encoded by the coding sequence ATGGAGGAAAACTGGCAGCGTAATCTGTATATTCTGTGGATCGGTACCTTTATTGCAGGTACCAGTTTTTCTTTGGTCTCACCCTTTTTGCCTTTATTGCTGCAAGAAATCGGTCAGGAAAGCAATGTAGAATTTTGGTCCGGTTTGATTTTTTCCGCTTCTTTTATTACCAGTTCGATCATGTCACCTATCTGGGGTTCTTTGGCAGACCGATTTGGTAAAAAGCCGATGATCATTCGTTCCGGTTTAGGCATTGCTCTGACCTATTTTATGATGTTTTTTGCGACACAGCCGTGGCATCTGCTGGTCTGTCGTCTTTTAAACGGTTTGCTCAGCGGCTTTATTCCTTCGGCGATCTCATTGGTGGCAACCAATACGCCGGAGCATCGAGTCGGACGTTCCTTAAGTTTGATTTCCACCGCCAGCAATGCCGGCAGTGTGATTGGTCCGCTCTTTGGCGGACTGTTGGCGGCAGCCTTCGGCATGCGTCAGACCATGCTGATCGGCGGCGGCACCCTGCTTTTAGCCACTGTGGTCGTTATATTCGGCGTACAGGAAAAGATTCTGAAAACGGAGAAACCGCGTTCCAATATCCTGCAGGATTTAAAAGAAGCGTCCTATAATCGCAGCCTGATGGCTATGCTGATCACGCAGACGATGATCACCCTATCGCTGATGATCATTCAACCGGTTCTGACTCTCTTTATCGGTCAATTGGGTGTCGGTGAGAATGTTGCCACCTACTCCGGCATTATTTTCAGTCTGGCTGGGATTGCTTCTGTAATTGCCGCACCGATTTGGGCGCGCTACGGAGAGAAGATCGGTTTTCGCAACACCTTATCCTACTCCCTGGTCGGAGTGGCTATGATGAATCTGCTGCAAATTTTTGCCCATAATGTCTACGTTTTTGCCGCCATGCGCTTTGCCTATGGGCTGTTTCTGGCCGGTGTGGTGCCGGCTGTCAATGCGATCATTGCCGCGTCGGTGCCATTGGAATTCCGCGGCCGTGCTTTTGGCATCAGCAACAGCTTTAACGGTTTTGGCGGTGCCCTGGGACCGCTGATTGGCGGTGCAATTGGTACCTGGCTCGGCATTCGTTTCGTATTTTTATTTGCCGCTGTTTCTATTGTGGTCAATCTGATCTGGATCCGCCTGGTTTTCAAAAAAGGGGTAGAGAATAGTACTGCCACGCCGGGGTAG
- the mreC gene encoding rod shape-determining protein MreC has translation MQNQTPKKDRFTLWIIAGVILLCLMIAFDVRTSSISSTVQGVTRDVLAPMQKWSAEILDWWRESVDTLRSLQTLKEENAELKEQNDLLLQAYSRMLTVEAENQRLQQMLDFKQTNLQYEIEIAKIIGWPASNWSSRYILGLGSKDGISKNMVAVSTSGLIGKIVQVTEATAELMLLTDELSSVGVRIQSSGCLGIVSGNGAQTPTLTMSFISSDAVVKEGDLVVTSGLSDIYPEGLVIGKVVRCAEEASGMHQTAEVEMISDFYSLYEVMILRNVQSVPTVTANNNLASGVPQ, from the coding sequence ATGCAAAATCAAACGCCAAAAAAGGATCGTTTCACTTTATGGATCATTGCAGGCGTTATTTTGCTTTGCTTAATGATAGCTTTTGATGTGCGGACCAGCAGTATCAGCAGTACGGTTCAGGGTGTTACCCGTGATGTTTTGGCTCCTATGCAAAAATGGTCGGCTGAAATCCTTGACTGGTGGAGAGAATCCGTTGATACGCTGCGTTCCCTGCAAACATTAAAAGAAGAAAACGCGGAATTGAAAGAACAAAATGATCTCCTGCTGCAGGCTTATTCCCGAATGCTGACAGTGGAAGCGGAAAATCAGCGGCTGCAGCAAATGTTGGATTTTAAACAAACCAATTTACAATATGAAATCGAAATCGCCAAAATCATTGGCTGGCCTGCTTCGAATTGGTCCAGCCGCTATATCCTGGGGCTGGGCAGCAAGGATGGAATATCAAAGAATATGGTGGCTGTTTCTACTTCGGGTCTGATTGGTAAAATTGTTCAGGTGACGGAAGCCACCGCCGAATTGATGCTGCTGACTGATGAGCTTTCCTCGGTTGGAGTCCGCATTCAATCCAGCGGCTGCCTCGGTATTGTCAGCGGAAACGGAGCCCAGACACCGACCTTAACCATGTCTTTTATTTCATCCGATGCGGTGGTGAAAGAAGGAGATTTGGTAGTCACTTCCGGCTTAAGCGATATATATCCGGAAGGTCTGGTGATTGGCAAAGTCGTCCGTTGTGCAGAGGAAGCATCCGGTATGCATCAGACGGCAGAGGTCGAAATGATTTCTGATTTCTATAGTCTCTATGAAGTGATGATTTTGCGCAATGTGCAATCGGTACCGACGGTAACCGCCAACAATAACCTTGCAAGCGGGGTGCCGCAGTGA
- the rodA gene encoding rod shape-determining protein RodA: MNFFHFDRRLLKNADWQLIGIMILFLIVSSFVIYSASRDLVEDQPYYYIIRHLLAMFLGMVLFFMSAMVDYSIWNHFSRWVYGIMIGLLILVLLLGREGNYGGQSWIPLGPLSLQPVELAKIMLSLTLAKLLLDENRLKSIRCLGPLLLLVLVPLGLVLLQPDLGSGLVLLAIWLGMVFVAGLDWRYIAAVIAAGCASVPLLWGHLEEYQKVRLLIFTNLEYYKTNSAYGKYTWQLIQSMIAIGSGRLWGKGFLQGTQTQLEFLPEKHSDMIFSSLAEEFGFVGASLMIVLYLILIYRIFFISFHAEDRYGKLICAGIGSMLLFHLLINVGMTLGVMPVTGIPWPLMSYASSNLMAVLWGLGIVTSVAMRSNKTLFHN, encoded by the coding sequence ATGAATTTTTTTCATTTCGATCGACGGTTATTGAAAAATGCAGATTGGCAGCTGATTGGGATCATGATCCTCTTTTTGATTGTCAGCAGCTTTGTGATTTACAGTGCCAGCCGTGATTTAGTAGAAGACCAACCTTATTATTATATTATTCGTCATCTTCTGGCTATGTTTTTGGGAATGGTGCTCTTTTTTATGAGTGCGATGGTTGATTATTCGATCTGGAATCATTTCAGCCGCTGGGTATATGGGATTATGATCGGTCTTTTAATTTTGGTCTTGTTGCTCGGGCGGGAAGGAAACTACGGCGGACAGTCTTGGATTCCGTTAGGTCCTTTGAGTTTACAGCCGGTCGAATTAGCCAAAATTATGCTGAGCCTGACCTTGGCAAAACTTTTGCTTGATGAGAACCGCTTAAAATCGATTCGTTGTCTGGGACCTTTGCTTTTGCTGGTGTTGGTTCCTTTGGGTTTGGTTTTATTGCAGCCGGATCTTGGTTCCGGTCTGGTTTTATTGGCGATCTGGCTGGGCATGGTGTTTGTGGCTGGACTTGATTGGCGCTATATCGCAGCTGTGATCGCGGCAGGCTGCGCGTCAGTTCCGCTCCTATGGGGCCATTTGGAAGAGTATCAAAAAGTGCGGCTGCTGATTTTTACCAACCTGGAATACTATAAAACAAATTCGGCTTATGGCAAATATACCTGGCAGTTGATACAATCCATGATCGCGATCGGTTCCGGACGGCTTTGGGGCAAAGGGTTTTTACAAGGAACGCAGACACAATTGGAGTTTTTACCGGAAAAACATTCGGATATGATTTTCTCATCCTTAGCAGAAGAATTTGGCTTTGTCGGAGCCAGCCTGATGATTGTCCTCTATCTGATCCTGATTTACCGCATTTTTTTCATCAGTTTTCATGCCGAGGACCGCTATGGAAAATTGATATGCGCCGGTATCGGCAGTATGCTGCTGTTCCATTTATTGATCAATGTCGGTATGACTTTGGGTGTGATGCCGGTTACCGGCATCCCCTGGCCCTTGATGAGTTATGCCAGTTCGAACCTAATGGCGGTTTTATGGGGCTTGGGTATTGTCACTTCGGTTGCTATGCGCAGCAATAAGACGTTGTTCCATAACTAG
- the mrdA gene encoding penicillin-binding protein 2, whose amino-acid sequence MNPEYLAEMDSRRRFRFIVICLVAVGVLLIGRLFYLQIVKGEEYDSSSQGNRIRILTVLAQRGDIYDCNGKLLVTSRAAYSVRMIDLGEEKVRQSAELLAVLLNLPVETILDKVNNRETKAEPVNVAVNVDFTTVTRVKEQSESLPGVYIDSLPIREYIYGATLAHVLGYIAEISQEDLDGWAANQGYKAGDLVGRAGLERSYESVLRGKDGGLVVEVDSQDNLIRVLERIEPVAGRDLHLTVDIDLQLTAEECLEKSLTTIRQQVWPSYQALSAYSGSLVMLENETGRILAMASYPDYDPNDWEFGVLTEEGKRLQYLIGSKTYPNAMMNRTVLAALAPGSIFKPITLAAALESGVLQLDETVECKGYYDTLDSVNPPKCWVYPNSHGWLTGTQAISHSCNSFFYEMGRRVGIDRLDYYASLFGLGEDTGFKDLLYEAEGDYSFTHRSNPEYKLWASENGLIADEPWYEGETIFSAIGQEFSAFTPLQMVDVMAQLANKGERYAPALVDYIQNADDSIEQVYQKTLMESIELKDSTWNAIQEGLVGVTKAGGTSETASFGTQAALNLWQDLPYDVAAKTGTAQVANDPYDLKSDAWFSAYAPADNPKIAITMSVEAGRSGSSACAPTVSQLIRQYFGNTKLNLQFIN is encoded by the coding sequence ATGAATCCGGAGTATCTTGCCGAAATGGACAGCCGCAGACGGTTTCGCTTTATCGTGATCTGCCTTGTCGCGGTTGGGGTTCTGTTGATCGGCAGACTTTTTTATCTGCAAATCGTGAAGGGGGAGGAATATGATTCCTCATCTCAAGGAAATCGGATCCGAATCCTGACCGTGCTGGCGCAGCGCGGCGATATCTACGACTGCAATGGCAAATTGCTGGTGACCAGCCGAGCCGCCTATTCCGTCAGGATGATCGATTTAGGCGAAGAAAAAGTGCGGCAATCGGCCGAACTCCTGGCAGTTTTACTGAATCTGCCGGTAGAAACTATTCTGGATAAAGTGAATAACCGGGAAACAAAGGCGGAACCTGTCAATGTTGCCGTAAATGTGGATTTTACTACGGTGACGCGGGTGAAGGAACAAAGTGAAAGTCTACCCGGCGTCTATATCGATAGTCTGCCGATTCGGGAATACATCTACGGCGCGACACTTGCTCATGTTTTGGGTTATATCGCGGAGATTTCTCAGGAAGATTTGGATGGTTGGGCTGCCAATCAAGGCTATAAAGCCGGTGATTTAGTCGGCCGTGCCGGATTGGAACGCTCCTATGAGTCGGTTTTGCGCGGTAAGGACGGCGGTTTGGTTGTGGAAGTTGATTCACAGGATAACCTCATCCGTGTTCTGGAGCGAATCGAGCCGGTGGCCGGCCGGGATCTTCATCTGACCGTGGACATCGACTTGCAGCTGACAGCGGAAGAATGTTTGGAAAAATCGCTGACGACGATCCGCCAGCAGGTATGGCCTTCCTATCAGGCTTTGTCTGCCTACAGCGGCTCTCTGGTCATGTTGGAAAATGAGACGGGTCGGATTTTAGCGATGGCCAGTTATCCTGATTACGACCCCAACGATTGGGAATTTGGTGTTTTGACAGAGGAAGGGAAACGTCTGCAATACTTGATTGGTTCAAAAACCTATCCCAATGCGATGATGAATCGCACGGTCTTGGCAGCTTTGGCTCCGGGTTCCATTTTTAAACCGATTACGTTGGCAGCGGCTCTGGAGTCCGGCGTCTTACAGCTGGACGAAACAGTCGAATGCAAAGGGTATTACGATACTTTGGACTCGGTCAATCCACCCAAGTGCTGGGTTTATCCCAACAGCCATGGCTGGCTGACCGGGACACAGGCCATCTCCCATTCCTGCAACAGCTTTTTCTATGAAATGGGGCGCCGGGTCGGTATTGATCGGCTGGATTATTATGCTTCGCTTTTCGGCTTGGGAGAGGATACCGGTTTCAAGGATTTATTATATGAAGCGGAAGGTGACTATAGTTTTACCCATCGTTCCAACCCGGAATATAAACTCTGGGCTTCGGAAAATGGCCTGATTGCCGATGAACCCTGGTATGAGGGGGAAACCATTTTCTCCGCTATCGGTCAGGAATTCAGCGCATTTACACCCCTGCAGATGGTGGATGTGATGGCTCAACTCGCCAACAAAGGGGAGCGCTATGCTCCTGCTTTGGTCGATTATATTCAAAATGCCGACGACAGCATTGAACAGGTTTATCAAAAGACTTTGATGGAGAGCATTGAACTGAAAGACTCTACTTGGAATGCCATTCAGGAGGGCCTGGTTGGGGTAACCAAAGCGGGAGGCACTTCCGAGACCGCCAGCTTCGGAACGCAGGCGGCACTTAATCTGTGGCAAGATTTACCTTATGATGTAGCGGCAAAAACAGGTACGGCACAGGTCGCCAATGATCCCTATGATTTAAAGTCAGATGCCTGGTTTTCGGCTTATGCACCGGCAGATAATCCAAAGATTGCCATCACTATGTCGGTTGAAGCCGGACGCAGCGGCAGCTCCGCCTGTGCGCCGACGGTATCCCAATTGATCCGTCAGTACTTTGGCAATACCAAATTGAATTTACAGTTCATCAATTAG
- the minD gene encoding septum site-determining protein MinD: protein MGKIYAIVSGKGGTGKTTVTANLGAALAMQGKKVLLIDGDAGLRNLDLLLGLETEVSLDFSHVIQHICPAEKAILTVPYFPTLFFLAAAEKTTEFPVFETTELLRQLREQYDFILLDCPAGLGDFYRLATSQADAFICVTIPDIAAVQNARRTLQEAARHSSAEIYLIINRVQFQVMHRGEMLDIESICQIIPAMLLGIVPEDAGCTRAANQGELLVLSDQSAASQSFRRIARRLLGEKISFPRQEKQIQVRRGFFTQLIGLFHKESEFHE from the coding sequence ATGGGTAAAATTTATGCGATTGTTTCCGGCAAGGGAGGCACAGGCAAAACGACAGTGACTGCTAATTTAGGCGCGGCTTTGGCTATGCAAGGCAAGAAAGTCCTGTTGATTGACGGTGATGCCGGTTTACGAAATCTGGATTTGCTGCTTGGTCTGGAAACGGAGGTTTCTCTGGATTTCTCCCATGTCATCCAGCATATTTGTCCGGCAGAGAAAGCGATTTTAACTGTACCGTACTTCCCTACGCTGTTTTTCTTAGCGGCAGCAGAAAAAACAACAGAGTTTCCAGTCTTTGAAACAACGGAATTGCTGCGGCAGCTGCGCGAACAGTATGATTTTATCCTGCTTGATTGTCCGGCCGGGTTGGGAGATTTTTATCGTCTTGCCACCAGTCAAGCGGATGCTTTCATTTGCGTCACGATTCCGGATATTGCTGCTGTGCAAAACGCCAGACGAACTTTGCAGGAAGCGGCGCGCCACAGCAGCGCTGAAATCTACCTGATCATCAACCGGGTTCAGTTTCAGGTCATGCATCGCGGCGAAATGCTGGATATCGAGAGCATTTGCCAGATCATCCCTGCCATGCTGCTGGGGATTGTTCCTGAAGATGCCGGTTGTACGCGAGCCGCCAATCAGGGAGAGTTATTGGTATTGTCCGATCAATCGGCTGCTTCACAGAGTTTCCGCAGAATTGCCCGCCGCTTACTGGGAGAGAAAATAAGCTTCCCCAGACAGGAAAAACAAATTCAGGTCAGACGCGGGTTTTTTACCCAACTGATCGGCTTATTCCACAAAGAAAGCGAATTTCATGAGTAA
- the radC gene encoding DNA repair protein RadC: MDENGENKNYFHLLPQESKPRERLQAEGVKRLRDEELLAILLRTGYKGTDVMTLAARLLQTYGGLRGLVGLEYQQLYQEKGLGKAKAAELAALLEIALRIAAPQDQLILTCPDEVAAFLMPLLRQENQEKFLVLSLNSKNQLIHQDVVFIGTLNSTVVHPREVFKSALQHAAAGIIVAHNHPSGDPTPSAEDMKVTQNLVEAGKVMGIPLLDHLVIGHGKWLSLRDCKNF; this comes from the coding sequence ATGGATGAGAACGGTGAAAACAAGAATTATTTTCATCTTTTACCGCAGGAAAGCAAGCCGCGCGAGCGGCTGCAGGCAGAGGGAGTGAAGAGACTTCGCGATGAAGAACTCCTGGCTATTTTGCTGCGTACCGGCTATAAAGGAACTGATGTCATGACCTTAGCAGCAAGGCTCTTGCAGACATATGGCGGCCTGCGTGGGTTGGTTGGCTTGGAGTATCAACAATTATATCAGGAAAAGGGACTGGGTAAGGCAAAAGCAGCCGAATTGGCCGCTTTGCTGGAGATTGCCTTGCGGATAGCAGCACCGCAAGACCAGCTCATCCTGACATGTCCTGACGAGGTTGCTGCTTTTTTAATGCCTTTGCTGCGGCAGGAGAATCAGGAGAAATTCCTGGTGCTTTCCTTGAACAGCAAGAATCAGCTGATTCATCAGGATGTCGTCTTTATCGGTACGCTCAATTCCACGGTAGTGCATCCGCGTGAAGTTTTTAAATCGGCGCTGCAGCATGCCGCAGCCGGAATTATCGTTGCCCATAACCATCCCAGCGGCGACCCGACTCCCAGTGCGGAAGACATGAAAGTGACGCAAAACCTGGTAGAAGCGGGTAAAGTGATGGGGATTCCCTTGCTGGATCACTTGGTGATCGGACATGGAAAATGGCTTAGTCTGCGCGATTGCAAGAATTTTTAA
- the mreD gene encoding rod shape-determining protein MreD, protein MKQKLFWLLIIVVFLLLQILVLPNFFLGRLKVDLMLLLVIAFALLKGSNEGMIFGLTAGLLCDCLIGQPFGLQIIMKALCGFAAGKLHDMYIENQLGVPLLAASALFLLAELFQRICYWLFYGGVFWPKGSYWTGIGILFLQQSVVFSLIYYLVRYLLRWQSRREALLKK, encoded by the coding sequence GTGAAACAAAAGCTATTTTGGCTGCTGATTATCGTCGTGTTCTTATTGCTGCAAATCCTTGTCTTGCCCAATTTTTTCTTGGGAAGACTGAAAGTCGATTTGATGCTTTTATTGGTGATTGCTTTTGCTTTACTAAAAGGATCAAACGAAGGTATGATTTTCGGTTTGACAGCCGGATTGCTGTGCGATTGTTTGATTGGACAGCCCTTCGGTCTGCAAATCATCATGAAGGCACTCTGTGGTTTTGCAGCGGGGAAATTGCATGACATGTATATTGAAAATCAGCTGGGAGTTCCGTTGCTGGCTGCTTCCGCTTTGTTTTTACTGGCTGAACTTTTCCAGCGTATTTGCTATTGGCTGTTTTACGGTGGCGTTTTTTGGCCAAAAGGTTCTTATTGGACGGGAATCGGTATTTTATTTCTGCAGCAATCGGTGGTTTTTAGTTTGATTTATTACCTGGTGCGTTATTTATTGCGCTGGCAGTCGCGCAGGGAAGCGCTATTAAAGAAATAA
- a CDS encoding Maf family protein: MKAFILASNSPRRKELLQQIQLPFQADPSNLEELVPAGLSPEQTVLCLARQKVADTAQRHPDAVVIGADTLVVLNGQCLGKPIDHDDALRMLHQLAGKTHQVMTGIVVRDTLTGKQAEAVEITNVTMGDPSEALLRQYAASDEPMGKAGAYAIQGTAAMFIEKIDGCYNNVVGLPLYRLCRLIELVQS; encoded by the coding sequence ATGAAAGCTTTCATCTTAGCCAGCAACTCTCCGCGCCGAAAAGAGTTGCTGCAACAAATTCAGCTGCCTTTTCAAGCCGATCCCAGCAATCTTGAGGAGCTGGTTCCGGCTGGGTTATCGCCGGAACAGACGGTACTGTGTCTGGCACGGCAAAAAGTTGCCGATACAGCGCAGCGGCATCCGGATGCTGTTGTGATTGGAGCGGATACGCTTGTTGTTTTGAATGGCCAATGTCTAGGCAAACCGATCGATCATGATGATGCTTTGCGCATGCTGCACCAATTGGCAGGCAAAACGCATCAGGTCATGACCGGCATCGTTGTACGGGATACCTTGACCGGTAAACAGGCGGAGGCAGTAGAAATCACAAATGTTACGATGGGAGATCCTTCGGAGGCGCTGCTCCGGCAGTATGCAGCCAGCGACGAACCGATGGGGAAAGCCGGCGCTTACGCAATTCAGGGAACAGCAGCCATGTTCATCGAGAAAATTGACGGCTGTTACAATAATGTAGTGGGACTGCCTCTTTATCGTTTGTGCCGCTTGATTGAATTGGTGCAATCTTAA